From a single Budorcas taxicolor isolate Tak-1 chromosome X, Takin1.1, whole genome shotgun sequence genomic region:
- the LOC128069494 gene encoding melanoma-associated antigen 10-like, protein MSELSKPEEDFQDPGEAQGPVNVQLLGAEAGVAASASASSPTVSSLGTGESLPQEALNEMIASLMKFLLLKYRAKEPTSQAEMLNKVLRDNQEYFPVVFSQASQCLQLVFGVEVKEVDPREHIYIMVSILGLSCNAMLSSGQSIPKAGLLVLVLNLIMRNGDRAPEQKVWGALSRLGVYAGSVHCIFGEPRTLLTHVWVQEGYLEYRQVPYSHPARYEFLWGPRAYAETSKWEIMAFLLRVKQRALRAFPLQSSEAAREDDEAD, encoded by the coding sequence ATGAGTGAGCTGAGCAAGCCCGAGGAAGATTTTCAGGACCCTGGCGAGGCCCAGGGCCCGGTGAATGTGCAGCTCTTGGGGGCTGAGGCAGGGGTGGCTGCATCTGCCTCGGCCTCCTCCCCCACAGTGTCCTCCTTAGGCACTGGGGAGTCCTTGCCCCAGGAAGCGCTGAATGAGATGATAGCTAGCCTAATGAAGTTCCTGCTCCTCAAGTATCGAGCCAAGGAGCCGACCTCCCAGGCGGAAATGCTGAATAAGGTCCTCAGGGATAACCAGGAGTACTTCCCGGTGGTCTTCAGCCAAGCCTCGCAGTGCCTGCAGCTGGTCTTTGGCGTGGAAGTGAAGGAGGTGGACCCCAGGGAGCACATCTACATCATGGTCTCCATCCTGGGCCTCAGCTGCAACGCAATGCTGAGCAGTGGGCAGAGCATCCCCAAGGCCGGCCTCCTGGTGCTGGTCCTCAACCTGATCATGCGGAATGGAGACCGTGCCCCTGAGCAGAAGGTCTGGGGAGCACTCAGCAGATTGGGTGTGTATGCTGGGAGTGTGCACTGCATCTTTGGGGAGCCCAGGACACTTCTGACCCAcgtgtgggtgcaggaggggtACCTGGAGTACCGGCAGGTGCCTTACAGCCACCCTGCTCGCTATGAGTTCCTGTGGGGTCCCCGGGCTTATGCGGAGACCAGCAAGTGGGAAATCATGGCATTTCTGCTCAGGGTCAAACAAAGGGCTTTGAGGGCCTTCCCACTGCAGTCTTCAGAGGCTGCAAGGGAGGACGATGAGGCGGACTG